The window CCGATTCCGTTTCGGGCACACGCTGAACGCGGTGCACACCGGATTCGTATTTCAACCGCGCAAAGACACCCTCGCCCTCGATCCGCGCAATGGCCTCTTTCACGCCGCCCAGTTCCGTTTCGGTCAGATCCAGCAGTTGAAACTGCCAGCCCTGTGCCTCGGCGTAACGGCGATACATAGACAACAGATCGCCCGCAAACAGCGCCGCCTCGTCACCGCCGGTGCCGGGACGGATCTCGATCAGCGCCGGGCGGGCATCAGCGGCATCCTTGGGCAAGAGGGCGATCCGCAAACGTTGTTCCAGCGCCGGGATCGCGCGCTCAAGCCGCTCAACCTCGTCCTCTGCCAGTTCACGCATTTCAGGATCGGCCAGCATCCCCCGCGCATCGACCAGATCGGAACGGCCGTCCCGCCATGCGGCGATTTCCTCGACCACAGGCTTCAACTCGGCATATTCCCGGCTGATCGCACCAATCCTGTCAGGTGCCGCGCCCGCGTTCAGCTGTGCTTCGAGAAACTCGAAACGTTCCGTAATCTGTCTGAGGCGCTCTTCGGGCAACATGGGGCGGGGATTACCTGCGCGGGCGGTCTCGGGCAAGACAGAACCGCATCGCGCAGAAAAGCGCAGTTCTTCTTCACGCAAATATCCTGCGGGGGGTCCGGGGGGCTGCAAAAGCCCCCCGGCCATCGCGGGACGCATATATCGACGGCGCCGTTCGCGCTCAGCCGCGCCGGTTCCAGCCACATAGCGCGATCAATTCCATCGCCACATGCGCCCCGGCAATGGCCGTCGCACCCGTGTAGTCATAGGGGGGTGAAACCTCGACCACATCGCCGCCAATCAGGTCGATGCCCGCCAAACCCCGCAGCAGCGCCGCTGCCTGCCAGCTGGCCAGCCCGCCCCAGACCGGGGTGCCAGTGCCGGGTGCGAATGCCGGGTCCAGCGCGTCGATGTCAAAGGTGATGTAGACCGGCCGATCACCGATCACCTTGCGAATACCGGCCAGGGTTGCATCCGTACCAAGCTGATGAACCGAGGGCGCATCAAGGATGGTCACGCCAAGCGTATCGGGATTGTCGGTTCGAATACCGATGCTGACACTGGCCGCAGGATCAACCACACCCTCGCGGATCGCCTTGTAAAGAAACGTCCCGTGGTCGATCCGCTCTGGATCATCATCGACCCAGGTGTCGGAATGCGCATCAAACTGGATCAGGGCCACCGGGCCGCGTCGTGCCGCCACCGCGCGCAGGATCGGCAAGGTCACGAAATGGTCGCCTCCCAACGTCACCGGTACAACGCCTGCATCCATGATGGTGCCGATATGCGCCTCGATCCGGCCTGGCACATCGCGCGTATTGGCATAGTCAAAGGCCAGATCGCCATAATCCACGATATTCAACAGCGACAGCGGATCATAGCCCCAGCCATAGGGCGGATCATAGGGTTGCAGGGTCGATGCTTCGCGGATGGCGCGCGGACCAAAGCGGGCGCCGGGACGGTTGGTGACGGCCTGATCAAAGGGAATGCCCGTGACCGCCAGATCCACACCCGCAAGGTCCTTGCTGTAACGGCGGCGCAGAAAACTGGTCGCACCACCAAAGGCATTCTCAAAGCTGAGGCCGCGCCATTTTTCGCGTGTAAAGGCCTGATCTACCTGATTTTTAGCGTCTTCCAGCGACATGCTCTGCACCCCCGACGATATCTCGCACCCGCAGCCATCAAGACCGCGCCTCGCGTCGATCACATCGCATCATAAAGACGACGGCAAGACCAAACGGCCCTCACACCGCCTGTCACTGCACCAGAGGCTGACGATTCCTGCTGTGTCGCCCCGCCAGGCTGCGGCCCTCTCGGCCTGACAGAACCTGGCGGGCGTGGGGAAATCCTGCGCTTGCGACGTCCATCTGCGGGAAAAGCGAGCAGATCTCTTGCCGTGCCGCCGCGCTCAGCGTTTTCAGCGCCTCGGGCCCGGTATAAAGGGTTTCGGCCTCGGCACCGTCGACATGAACGATCTGATGGTCATCCAGCAGGATATGGACATAGGTGACGTTCGACAGGTCCTGCGCCACATCGATGCCGTCGATATCCAGCAGGTGTTTCGCCGCGACCAGAATTTCCGCCGCGCCAAACATGCGCAGCGCGATTTTCGAGCGAACCAGAATGCGGTGCTGCGGGGACACGACCAGATCGCGCGACGGCGTTCCCGCACCAAGCGCGCCCCTGCTGATCCTGATCGGACGCAAACGCGGCAACATGGCCAGTTCACCGGCGCCAACCCTGCGAGAACCGATCCAGCGCACTGGCTGATACCCGTTGTCACGGGTCTGAACCATCATCCCCTTGCGCAGATCGCCGATGCGGATTTCACCGACTTGGGTCATGATCAGCGCATCGGCGGAAAAGCAGATGGCGCTGAAAGGAACCTCGGGGCTGCCGCCAAAGCTGGACTGGCCCTGAATATAGGTCAGCGTCGTTCCGGGGGGCGGCGGATCACCGATGAAGGTCACGCCGGCGACGCGGATGGTATAGCCCTCGACAATGGAAACGCCCAGCATGGTGTATTCATTGCCCGCGCCGTCAAACAGCGTAACCGAGAATTCAGCGCGAACATAGACCGCCGATTGCCACAGAATATCGCTATTGCCGGGTTGGTATGTCACACCATCAATTGTCGTCGGCTGGCTAAGCAGTTGGTCGGTGACGGTATTGCCGTTGACGGGCGCGCTGTTGAGCACATCGCCGGCTTCATCAAACGTGATCGAAGCATTGGGTGCGTCAAAAGTCA is drawn from Paracoccus tegillarcae and contains these coding sequences:
- the prfA gene encoding peptide chain release factor 1 — encoded protein: MLPEERLRQITERFEFLEAQLNAGAAPDRIGAISREYAELKPVVEEIAAWRDGRSDLVDARGMLADPEMRELAEDEVERLERAIPALEQRLRIALLPKDAADARPALIEIRPGTGGDEAALFAGDLLSMYRRYAEAQGWQFQLLDLTETELGGVKEAIARIEGEGVFARLKYESGVHRVQRVPETESGGRIHTSAATVAVLPEAEDVDIDVPAGDIRIDTMRASGAGGQHVNTTDSAVRITHLPTGIVVTSSEKSQHQNRANAMAVLRARLYDMERQRADAERAADRKSQVGSGDRSERIRTYNFPQGRMTDHRINLTLYSLDRVMAGDLTEIIDALVADDQAAKLAQQE
- the speB gene encoding agmatinase, which translates into the protein MSLEDAKNQVDQAFTREKWRGLSFENAFGGATSFLRRRYSKDLAGVDLAVTGIPFDQAVTNRPGARFGPRAIREASTLQPYDPPYGWGYDPLSLLNIVDYGDLAFDYANTRDVPGRIEAHIGTIMDAGVVPVTLGGDHFVTLPILRAVAARRGPVALIQFDAHSDTWVDDDPERIDHGTFLYKAIREGVVDPAASVSIGIRTDNPDTLGVTILDAPSVHQLGTDATLAGIRKVIGDRPVYITFDIDALDPAFAPGTGTPVWGGLASWQAAALLRGLAGIDLIGGDVVEVSPPYDYTGATAIAGAHVAMELIALCGWNRRG
- a CDS encoding Hint domain-containing protein, which gives rise to MPDQTIQIYSVGSIPIFRTDNGNSLQGNNPLRNAVNGDAFSWQNPSNVALTFDAPNASITFDEAGDVLNSAPVNGNTVTDQLLSQPTTIDGVTYQPGNSDILWQSAVYVRAEFSVTLFDGAGNEYTMLGVSIVEGYTIRVAGVTFIGDPPPPGTTLTYIQGQSSFGGSPEVPFSAICFSADALIMTQVGEIRIGDLRKGMMVQTRDNGYQPVRWIGSRRVGAGELAMLPRLRPIRISRGALGAGTPSRDLVVSPQHRILVRSKIALRMFGAAEILVAAKHLLDIDGIDVAQDLSNVTYVHILLDDHQIVHVDGAEAETLYTGPEALKTLSAAARQEICSLFPQMDVASAGFPHARQVLSGREGRSLAGRHSRNRQPLVQ